One window from the genome of Hyphomonas neptunium ATCC 15444 encodes:
- a CDS encoding sterol desaturase family protein produces MTFLILCFAGMFLAFALIDTFAPARKLAPSPAWRVRGMLSFALYVAVAFTAPMMWDGLLSQHTLFDASAFPLWIQIILGFGALQFGIYVWHRTMHAITPLWRVFHQMHHSAERVDIWGAFWFHPLDSAGFAFIGSLALVGGIGLEVTAAITISLMAAFCAMFQHANLRTPRWLGYFITRPESHVLHHGRDVHAFNYGDVPWFDMLLGTFRNPERAPEEAGFHDGASLRLFEMLTFQDVSKPKRSAKRSVPAE; encoded by the coding sequence GTGACTTTTCTCATCTTATGCTTTGCCGGCATGTTTCTGGCATTTGCGCTCATTGATACCTTTGCCCCCGCCCGGAAACTTGCTCCATCCCCTGCCTGGCGGGTACGCGGTATGCTCTCCTTTGCGCTCTATGTCGCCGTCGCGTTCACTGCGCCAATGATGTGGGATGGCCTGCTCAGCCAGCATACGCTGTTCGACGCATCGGCCTTTCCACTCTGGATACAGATTATTCTGGGATTTGGAGCGCTGCAATTTGGAATCTATGTCTGGCACCGGACAATGCACGCAATCACGCCTTTGTGGCGCGTGTTCCACCAGATGCATCATAGCGCTGAGCGCGTTGATATATGGGGCGCGTTCTGGTTCCACCCGCTCGATTCCGCCGGATTTGCGTTCATCGGAAGCCTGGCGCTGGTGGGCGGAATTGGCCTGGAGGTAACGGCTGCGATCACCATCAGCCTGATGGCGGCCTTCTGCGCGATGTTCCAACATGCCAACCTGCGCACTCCGCGCTGGCTCGGATATTTCATCACGCGGCCGGAGAGCCATGTGCTGCACCATGGCCGGGACGTCCATGCGTTCAACTATGGCGATGTGCCCTGGTTTGACATGCTGCTGGGTACGTTCCGCAATCCCGAGCGAGCGCCCGAGGAGGCGGGCTTTCATGACGGCGCCTCGCTTCGCCTTTTTGAAATGCTGACCTTTCAGGATGTCAGCAAGCCCAAACGCAGCGCCAAACGGTCCGTGCCTGCCGAATAA
- a CDS encoding tetratricopeptide repeat protein produces MMTSDPSEHLPRIDLASMPRCRIGALTLAPPLREVSGPDWTEVLEPRVMQVLIALASPSAEVVTRDELIARCWNGLAVSEDAIQRCIGRLRRLARDRGSFEIVTVPRVGYRLLPDAAPMPRETSDRLKGHTRSPAPQLLVDVEPFSNLTPDETVSRFATLLFDDIVIALTLHRDFVVRLAGPAQTDAYRLTGNLRPDGNHIQVSLRIVNSDGAVILARRFEADWNGEAPPSDDFVLQVSGALSSEILRAETDRALRKSADLTAWEAVVRSVSAYSSISVGNLDFAISEARRGLEIDPAYAEAHAALANALAGKFEVGGGLDQALAEQAAREIDLALTLGRDRPDVLARAATALSMIGRPAEALPYAEDAVAMNPGGGIGHLYLGRVLMRNGEPEKAIFHLSRFEQLSPSSPLRYFSTFQKSVALFMQGDLKGAETALESTIRLNPSYPFAWLSKAVLMSLQGRSDEAIAAAERLIGIEGPDALPLHLARIRVGYPGGGDANLLTSAFELAWASALAPRSANH; encoded by the coding sequence ATGATGACCTCAGACCCGTCCGAACACCTCCCCCGTATTGACCTGGCCAGTATGCCGAGGTGCCGGATTGGCGCGCTGACCCTTGCGCCGCCGCTTCGGGAAGTCAGCGGACCGGACTGGACAGAGGTTCTCGAGCCCCGCGTGATGCAGGTTCTGATCGCGCTGGCGTCCCCCTCCGCAGAAGTGGTCACAAGAGACGAGCTGATCGCGCGTTGTTGGAATGGCCTCGCCGTCAGTGAGGACGCGATCCAGCGCTGCATCGGCAGGCTTCGGCGCCTCGCGCGGGATCGGGGCAGCTTTGAGATCGTCACCGTCCCGCGGGTCGGGTACAGGCTGCTGCCGGACGCGGCCCCAATGCCGCGGGAAACCTCAGACCGGCTCAAGGGTCATACGCGCAGCCCGGCTCCGCAGCTGCTGGTCGATGTTGAGCCTTTCTCAAATCTCACCCCGGATGAAACCGTCTCGCGCTTTGCCACTCTGCTGTTCGATGACATCGTGATCGCCTTGACCCTGCACAGGGATTTTGTCGTTCGCCTCGCAGGCCCGGCGCAGACGGATGCTTATCGGCTGACAGGAAATCTCCGGCCGGATGGAAACCACATTCAGGTTTCCCTGCGCATCGTGAATTCAGACGGCGCCGTCATCCTGGCGCGCAGATTTGAAGCGGATTGGAACGGGGAGGCGCCGCCCTCCGACGATTTTGTCCTTCAGGTTTCCGGCGCCCTCAGCAGCGAAATCCTCCGTGCTGAGACCGACCGTGCCTTGCGTAAATCAGCCGACCTCACCGCCTGGGAAGCGGTCGTGAGGTCTGTCTCTGCCTATTCCAGCATCAGCGTCGGCAATCTCGACTTCGCGATCTCCGAAGCCCGGCGCGGCCTTGAAATCGATCCCGCCTACGCAGAGGCCCATGCTGCGCTCGCTAATGCGCTGGCCGGAAAATTCGAAGTGGGCGGCGGGCTCGATCAGGCACTCGCCGAACAGGCTGCCCGTGAAATAGATCTGGCCCTTACGCTCGGCCGCGACCGGCCAGATGTTCTGGCCCGCGCCGCAACGGCGCTCTCCATGATCGGCCGCCCTGCTGAAGCATTGCCGTATGCGGAAGATGCTGTCGCGATGAACCCCGGTGGCGGTATCGGCCATCTCTATCTCGGCCGCGTGCTCATGCGCAACGGCGAGCCAGAGAAAGCCATCTTTCACCTGTCCCGGTTTGAACAGCTTTCACCCAGCTCCCCGCTCCGGTACTTTTCCACATTCCAGAAAAGCGTTGCCCTATTCATGCAGGGTGATCTGAAGGGCGCCGAAACAGCACTCGAAAGCACAATCCGGCTCAACCCCAGCTATCCGTTTGCCTGGTTGTCAAAAGCGGTATTGATGAGCCTTCAGGGACGCTCGGATGAGGCCATCGCCGCCGCAGAGCGCCTGATCGGAATTGAAGGCCCCGATGCCCTCCCCCTTCACCTCGCGCGCATACGCGTTGGCTATCCCGGCGGAGGCGATGCAAATCTCCTCACCTCTGCTTTTGAACTCGCCTGGGCGTCGGCGCTCGCGCCAAGGTCCGCAAACCACTGA
- a CDS encoding glutathione S-transferase family protein has translation MKLYNTPMPAPNPRRVRMFLAEKGVSVPLVDVALVKGEHKSADHVARNSLGQTPVLELDDGTCISETVAICRYLESVYPEPNLFGMDGLEAALIDMWVRRVEFQLMSPAGMFWRHAHPFTAKVVVPQYQEFGASNRGHYERALMWLDGELAGRDYVAGERFTIADICALSTVDFAGWIGLPVPDGAGHVKAWHERVSARESAGA, from the coding sequence TTGAAACTTTACAATACGCCGATGCCGGCGCCCAATCCGCGCCGGGTGCGCATGTTTCTGGCTGAGAAGGGCGTTTCGGTCCCTCTGGTGGACGTGGCGCTGGTGAAGGGGGAGCATAAGAGCGCCGATCACGTGGCGCGTAACTCGCTGGGGCAGACGCCGGTGCTGGAGCTGGATGACGGGACGTGCATCAGCGAGACAGTGGCGATCTGCCGGTATCTGGAGAGCGTTTATCCTGAGCCGAACCTCTTTGGAATGGATGGGCTGGAAGCGGCGCTGATCGACATGTGGGTGCGGCGGGTGGAATTTCAGCTGATGAGCCCGGCGGGCATGTTCTGGCGGCATGCTCATCCGTTCACGGCGAAGGTGGTGGTTCCTCAGTATCAGGAGTTTGGCGCGTCAAACCGCGGGCATTATGAGCGCGCGCTGATGTGGCTGGATGGGGAACTGGCCGGGCGGGATTATGTGGCCGGCGAGCGGTTTACGATTGCCGATATTTGCGCGCTGTCGACGGTGGATTTTGCCGGCTGGATTGGGCTGCCGGTGCCGGACGGGGCGGGGCATGTGAAGGCGTGGCATGAGCGGGTGAGCGCGCGGGAGAGTGCGGGGGCTTGA